The Macrobrachium rosenbergii isolate ZJJX-2024 chromosome 18, ASM4041242v1, whole genome shotgun sequence genome has a window encoding:
- the LOC136848124 gene encoding uncharacterized protein gives MDSVDSINSFLLCDSDKASESTMSDDEISIVFESVPVRDNAPQSAEKNSKEIKRDPEDFSRCCFCNKTMSCVVEYITHTAGCPENKNGIVGKATENQAESSATDSPGRSISDGVSDRVLSPAFSPVEDSGVSLSPGEASGRSVSPDEVSGPALSPGKVSGPSLSPCEVSEPIWFSDAQLPATSAGYTSGDGCLGERDQDLSRAGYFTQSNAAVESLPSPPPEDVSPQVSRLTFHSGGVTDACYRKPSTAILIIGDCVAVKPAKGLATDLIHKYPYGDVYSSRRPISNLNRACVQDRPNPGTYTISRSSSNDNDPAIVTVFGQFYMGPGFESNRFSQKLVQDMKARAGYWLDPYTPTVDPRYCDLNLLTGLQWDMQENRVYWFRQALEELAGVVREEGIDRVVIPYGIGCGPAGGNWLQEYLLAVEAFEAQVRRHGVQVVIVTKLEDKKPVASSRKNVFYQNKCRTHRSANKPYLRHGT, from the exons GCTTCAGAGTCGACGATGTCCGATGACGAAATTTCTATAGTCTTCGAGTCTGTCCCCGTCAGGGACAACGCCCCTCAGTCCGCCGAGAAGAATTCTAAGGAGATAAAGAG AGATCCTGAAGATTTCTCCAGATGCTGCTTTTGCAACAAGACTATGTCGTGTGTTGTGGAATACATCACTCATACCGCAGGATGCCCCGAGAATAAGAATGGAATCGTAGGAAAGGCAACTGAGAATCAGGCTGAGAGTAGTGCAACAG ATTCTCCTGGACGGTCTATTTCTGATGGAGTCTCGGATAGGGTCCTGTCACCTGCTTTCTCCCCTGTTGAGGATTCAGGGGTCTCGCTTTCACCTGGTGAAGCCTCAGGGCGATCCGTTTCACCTGATGAAGTTTCGGGGCCAGCCCTTTCACCTGGTAAAGTCTCGGGGCCATCCCTTTCGCCTTGTGAAGTTTCGGAGCCAATATGGTTCTCCGACGCCCAGCTTCCTGCCACCAGTGCTGGTTACACCTCGGGAGATGGATGCCTCGGTGAAAG ggACCAAGATTTATCTCGTGCCGGTTACTTCACTCAGTCTAACGCCGCCGTTGagtctctcccctcccctccccctgaAGATGTTTCCC ctCAGGTGTCGAGGCTGACTTTCCATAGCGGCGGTGTCACCGACGCCTGTTACAGGAAACCGTCTACGGCCATCCTGATCATTGGAGACTGCGTGGCTGTGAAACCAGCGAAGGGTTTGGCCACCGACCTCATTCACAAGTATCCCTACGGCGATGTCTACTCTTCCCGGAGGCCAATATCGAACCTGAACAGGGCCTGCGTTCAGGACAGACCCAATCCCGGCACTTACACCATATCAAGGTCCTCATCCAACGACAACGACCCAGCCATTGTCACAGTTTTCGGGCAGTTCTACATGGGTCCCGGATTTGAGAGCAACAGGTTCAGCCAGAAACTGGTGCAGGATATGAAGGCAAGGGCCGGTTACTGGCTGGACCCTTATACTCCGACGGTGGACCCCAGGTATTGCGACCTGAACCTGCTGACTGGACTCCAATGGGATATGCAGGAGAACAGGGTCTACTGGTTCCGGCAGGCCCTGGAGGAGTTGGCAGGCGTCGTCCGGGAGGAGGGCATCGATAGGGTTGTCATACCCTATGGCATCGGATGTGGTCCGGCCGGAGGCAATTGGCTGCAAGAGTACCTGTTGGCTGTCGAGGCCTTCGAGGCCCAGGTGCGCCGCCATGGGGTGCAGGTGGTCATCGTCACGAAGCTGGAAGACAAGAAGCCCGTCGCTTCCAGCAGAAAGAACGTCTTCTACCAAAACAAGTGTCGGACTCACAGGAGTGCCAACAAGCCTTATTTGCGTCATGGCACCTGA